In Solea senegalensis isolate Sse05_10M unplaced genomic scaffold, IFAPA_SoseM_1 scf7180000015310, whole genome shotgun sequence, the following are encoded in one genomic region:
- the gpr63 gene encoding probable G-protein coupled receptor 63, producing the protein MVHSTSFHLPEARDTNTSLCCLFTGLLNFSERLVMENVSMVNASPPEPVMPTAEASKTPPGVGLPLQVFFCFVMVAILLVALLGNVVVCLMVYQRSAMRSAINILLASLAFADMMLAVLNMPFALVTVVTTNWIFGDAFCRVSAMLFWFFVMEGVAVLLIISIDRFLIIVQKQDKLSPQRAKVLIVVTWGLSFVFSFPLAVGYPLLQIPPRAPQCVFGYSTEPGYHAYVLILLLVFFFMPFMVMLYTFMGILNTIRHNAIRIHSHPDSICLSQASKLGLLSLQRPFQMNIDMSFKTRAFTTILILFSVFTVCWAPFTAYSLVSTFSDGFYHKDSFFQVSTWVLWLCYLKSALNPLIYYWRIKKFRDACLDLMPKYFKFLPQLPGNTKRRIQPSAVYVCGEHRSVV; encoded by the coding sequence ATGGTTCACTCCACTAGCTTCCACCTCCCAGAGGCGAGGGACACTAACACCAgtctctgctgcctctttaCGGGGCTGCTGAACTTCTCTGAGAGGCTGGTGATGGAGAACGTCTCCATGGTGAACGCGTCGCCGCCAGAGCCGGTCATGCCCACAGCGGAGGCCTCAAAGACACCTCCGGGTGTCGGCCTACCTCTGCAGGTCTTCTTTTGCTTCGTCATGGTTGCCATCCTGCTGGTGGCTCTGCTGGGGAACGTGGTGGTTTGCCTGATGGTGTACCAGAGGTCTGCCATGCGCTCGGCCATCAACATCCTCCTAGCAAGCCTGGCGTTCGCAGACATGATGCTGGCCGTCCTGAACATGCCCTTTGCTCTGGTGACCGTCGTGACCACCAACTGGATTTTTGGAGACGCCTTCTGTCGCGTGTCAGCCATGCTCTTTTGGTTTTTTGTCATGGAAGGCGTGGCTGTACTGCTTATAATAAGCATAGATCGTTTTCTTATTATTGTCCAGAAGCAAGATAAGCTGAGTCCACAGAGAGCCAAAGTGCTCATCGTGGTCACATGGGGACTGTCATTCGTTTTCTCTTTCCCCTTGGCTGTTGGGTACCCTCTCCTGCAGATCCCCCCCAGAGCCCcccagtgtgtgtttggctaCAGCACCGAGCCTGGCTACCATGCCTACGTACTGATCCTGTTGCTAGTTTTCTTCTTCATGCCTTTCATGGTCATGCTGTACACGTTCATGGGGATCCTGAACACCATCCGCCACAATGCCATCCGCATCCACAGCCACCCAGACAGCATCTGTCTAAGCCAGGCCAGCAAACTGGGTCTGCTGAGCCTCCAGAGGCCCTTCCAAATGAACATCGACATGAGCTTCAAGACCCGTGCCTTCACCaccatcctcatcctcttctcCGTGTTTACAGTGTGCTGGGCACCTTTCACTGCCTACAGTTTGGTATCGACCTTCAGCGACGGGTTCTAccacaaagacagttttttcCAAGTCAGCACATGGGTCCTGTGGCTGTGCTACCTCAAGTCGGCCCTCAACCCTCTTATTTACTACTGGCGGATCAAGAAGTTCCGCGACGCCTGCCTTGACCTGATGCCCAAGTACTTCAAGTTCCTTCCTCAGCTGCCAGGAAACACCAAGAGGCGCATACAGCCGAGTGCGGTGTACGTGTGCGGAGAGCATCGATCCGTGGTTTAA